A single genomic interval of Mucilaginibacter robiniae harbors:
- the gltX gene encoding glutamate--tRNA ligase — protein MSEKKVRVRFAPSPTGGLHLGGVRTVLFNYLFAKKHNGTFVLRIEDTDQNRYVEGAEEYIFECLKWCGLNADESAQVGGPFAPYRQSERKSLYREYAEKLVRQGHAYYAFDTPEELEKQRATVPNFQYGMASRNSLRNSLALPEHEVEQLLQAGTPHVIRIKMPEDETISFTDMIRGHVSFETNQVDDKVLLKADGMPTYHLAVVVDDFLMHISHAFRGEEWLPSAPVHLLLWEYLGWKADMPQWAHLPLILKPDGHGKLSKRDGARLGFPVYAMSWTDPKSGELTPGFRELGFMPEAFNNLLALLGWNDGTDQEIFTLDELAEKFSMDRVSKAGAKFDFEKAKWFNAEWIKRATAERLLGDVKAILADKGLAITDDAQLLKVIELVKDRCVLLTDFYEHSWYFFKQPESYDLNAVKPKWTDAKTEMFKTFIAQLQQAETWEATELETNFKALLTKKGFKIGDAMLPFRIMLVGGKFGPHVFDIAVQLGKAEVIARIEKALAAFA, from the coding sequence ATGTCAGAAAAGAAAGTAAGAGTGCGCTTTGCGCCAAGTCCGACAGGTGGTTTACACCTGGGCGGTGTGCGTACCGTATTGTTTAACTACCTGTTTGCCAAAAAGCATAACGGCACTTTTGTGCTGCGTATTGAAGATACCGACCAAAACCGCTACGTAGAAGGTGCGGAAGAATACATATTTGAATGCTTGAAATGGTGCGGTTTGAATGCTGATGAAAGTGCACAGGTAGGTGGCCCTTTTGCGCCTTATCGCCAAAGTGAACGTAAATCATTGTACCGCGAGTATGCGGAAAAACTGGTGCGCCAAGGTCATGCTTACTATGCTTTTGACACACCCGAAGAACTGGAAAAACAACGGGCTACAGTCCCGAACTTTCAATATGGCATGGCTTCCCGCAATAGTTTGCGAAACTCATTGGCTTTGCCGGAGCATGAGGTAGAGCAACTTCTGCAAGCAGGCACGCCGCATGTAATCCGCATCAAAATGCCGGAAGACGAAACCATCAGCTTTACTGACATGATACGCGGTCATGTAAGTTTTGAAACCAACCAGGTAGATGATAAAGTGCTGCTGAAAGCCGACGGCATGCCTACTTACCATTTAGCGGTGGTAGTAGATGATTTTCTGATGCATATTTCGCACGCTTTCAGGGGGGAGGAGTGGCTGCCTTCGGCACCAGTGCATTTGTTGTTGTGGGAATACTTGGGCTGGAAAGCCGATATGCCACAATGGGCGCATTTACCTTTAATATTAAAACCGGATGGGCATGGTAAGTTAAGCAAACGCGATGGTGCCCGTTTGGGTTTCCCGGTATATGCTATGAGCTGGACTGATCCTAAAAGTGGCGAACTAACGCCAGGTTTCCGTGAATTGGGCTTTATGCCGGAAGCTTTCAATAACTTACTAGCCTTATTGGGTTGGAACGATGGTACCGACCAAGAAATATTTACGCTGGATGAACTGGCCGAGAAGTTCTCGATGGACCGGGTAAGCAAAGCTGGTGCTAAATTTGATTTTGAGAAAGCCAAATGGTTCAATGCCGAGTGGATTAAAAGAGCTACCGCCGAACGTTTGTTAGGTGATGTAAAAGCGATATTGGCAGATAAAGGCCTCGCCATAACGGATGATGCGCAACTGCTGAAAGTAATTGAACTGGTGAAAGACCGTTGCGTGCTGCTTACTGATTTTTATGAGCACAGCTGGTACTTCTTCAAACAGCCTGAAAGCTACGACCTCAACGCGGTAAAACCTAAGTGGACCGACGCGAAAACTGAGATGTTTAAAACCTTTATTGCACAGCTGCAACAAGCTGAAACTTGGGAGGCCACTGAGCTGGAAACCAATTTCAAAGCGTTACTTACCAAAAAGGGTTTTAAAATAGGCGATGCTATGTTGCCATTCCGTATTATGCTGGTAGGTGGCAAGTTTGGCCCCCATGTGTTTGATATTGCTGTACAGCTAGGTAAAGCTGAAGTAATTGCCCGCATTGAAAAAGCATTAGCAGCCTTTGCGTAA
- the ypfJ gene encoding KPN_02809 family neutral zinc metallopeptidase, translated as MQWMGRRESDNVEEGSGGGGGRMAVGGGIVGIIGLIIYMFTGVNPTQMLNGGTDQGQGQQQNQRVTQDENDQMKFSRVVLADTEDIWNKLFSDMGQSYKEPILHFYSGGVNTEGCGFAQSATGPFYCPGDQKVYLDLSFFDELQNKLGASGEFARAYVIAHEVGHHVQDLLGTTNKVEQAEQNMSDEERNRMSVKVELQADFYAGVWAHYEQSMKGVINQQDIESALSAASAVGDDRLQQETQGRVEPDSFTHGTSAQRMYWFKKGYETGDIRQGNTFSDSSL; from the coding sequence ATGCAATGGATGGGCAGACGCGAAAGCGATAACGTAGAAGAAGGTAGCGGCGGTGGTGGTGGCCGTATGGCTGTAGGTGGTGGCATTGTAGGCATCATCGGCCTTATTATCTATATGTTTACCGGTGTGAACCCTACGCAAATGCTGAATGGCGGTACCGACCAAGGTCAGGGCCAGCAACAAAACCAGCGTGTAACGCAGGATGAAAATGACCAGATGAAGTTTTCGCGCGTGGTGCTGGCTGATACGGAAGACATTTGGAACAAGCTATTCAGCGATATGGGTCAAAGCTATAAAGAACCTATTCTGCATTTTTACAGTGGTGGTGTTAATACCGAAGGTTGTGGCTTTGCACAGTCGGCAACCGGACCTTTTTACTGCCCAGGCGATCAGAAAGTATATCTGGATTTATCTTTTTTTGATGAATTGCAAAACAAGCTAGGTGCATCGGGCGAGTTTGCGCGGGCTTACGTAATTGCGCATGAGGTTGGGCACCATGTGCAAGATTTGTTAGGCACTACAAATAAGGTAGAACAAGCCGAACAGAACATGAGCGATGAAGAACGCAACCGCATGTCGGTTAAAGTGGAATTACAGGCCGATTTTTATGCCGGCGTATGGGCCCATTATGAACAAAGTATGAAAGGGGTAATTAACCAGCAGGATATTGAAAGCGCCTTGAGCGCTGCCAGCGCTGTAGGTGATGACCGCTTGCAACAGGAAACCCAGGGCCGTGTAGAACCCGATTCATTTACACATGGTACCAGCGCACAACGCATGTACTGGTTTAAAAAAGGCTACGAAACCGGCGATATACGGCAGGGTAATACGTTTAGTGATTCAAGTTTGTAG
- a CDS encoding glycosyl hydrolase family 28-related protein, protein MINLSDYSALRNCTAYTDTIFVQGCAMQGDGGEGLFIWENSSIAPDDGGTILRPAVDHTPSSGAWKRIVGDAVEANWFGAKADGSVDAAPQIKKAIETAIHTHTKVRLAPGTYRFDQVIALDIPDNFHLIIEGNGALIKASPLVTSASSEVNLIRFFTSAGTDTQGTGVFIDNLDFDGGVPNPQFTEPNISAIKRIHAVVAEDIFTVNISNCHFKNIQGSGTRTYNFVYANFQNLNFQNVGGKFRLENEFDSFGDGIYLCQTNLETSRPTRRQSHSAITNCHINAYNPSSYNNYASRCGICVEGFNTLKSDHRVYLQVSNCTISGYDRTFHIEGIDAEVTATALNVQNFQCIYLMAWGRSKCTFTNCNFNSRLPNNPNQVRLGTGGINTYPSELINHITFNHCQINPQGEATFIGQLDFVDSILDYSNHDVYFEHAIIVLTRSQLINISHNLSRGLNFYGCTLSATNSIMQGYKNGADNSGGILHFEDLVLPVFDRNTITDTRLILTFKPAALARLTNNIIYRHPKGSGAPMEALMNFNNIQQVQMSNNIFYVDVATASDQEPIYQTYAVQHVSHDHDIKYLHILDSGKTSKSRL, encoded by the coding sequence ATGATTAACTTATCCGATTATTCTGCATTACGTAATTGTACGGCTTACACCGATACTATTTTTGTACAAGGCTGTGCTATGCAAGGCGATGGCGGTGAGGGCCTTTTTATTTGGGAGAATAGCTCAATAGCTCCTGATGACGGTGGTACAATACTGAGACCGGCAGTTGACCATACACCTTCCAGTGGTGCTTGGAAAAGAATAGTTGGTGATGCGGTTGAGGCAAACTGGTTCGGTGCTAAAGCTGATGGCAGCGTTGATGCAGCACCACAAATAAAAAAAGCTATAGAAACAGCTATTCATACGCATACTAAAGTAAGGTTAGCACCAGGCACCTACCGTTTTGATCAGGTAATTGCGCTTGATATTCCCGATAACTTTCATTTGATTATAGAAGGCAATGGCGCCTTGATTAAAGCCTCGCCTCTTGTTACATCCGCATCAAGTGAAGTGAACCTGATACGCTTTTTTACAAGTGCAGGTACAGACACTCAAGGTACTGGTGTTTTTATCGATAATCTGGATTTTGATGGTGGTGTGCCTAACCCTCAATTTACTGAACCTAACATTAGCGCTATAAAAAGAATACATGCGGTCGTAGCGGAAGATATCTTTACGGTTAACATCAGCAATTGCCATTTTAAAAACATACAAGGGTCGGGCACGCGTACCTATAACTTTGTGTATGCTAATTTCCAAAACCTGAACTTTCAGAATGTAGGCGGCAAATTTCGGCTGGAAAATGAATTTGACAGTTTTGGCGACGGCATATACTTGTGCCAAACCAACCTGGAAACGTCAAGACCTACCCGCCGGCAAAGTCACTCTGCCATTACCAACTGCCATATTAATGCCTATAATCCATCAAGCTATAACAATTATGCCAGCAGGTGTGGTATTTGCGTTGAGGGGTTCAACACACTTAAAAGTGATCATCGGGTGTATTTGCAAGTAAGCAATTGTACCATTAGTGGTTACGACCGTACATTTCATATTGAAGGTATAGATGCTGAGGTAACGGCAACTGCCTTGAATGTCCAAAATTTTCAGTGTATTTACCTAATGGCATGGGGTCGCTCAAAGTGCACCTTTACTAATTGCAATTTTAATAGCCGATTGCCAAATAATCCTAACCAAGTCAGATTAGGAACAGGTGGTATAAATACTTATCCCTCTGAACTAATTAATCACATAACTTTCAATCATTGCCAAATTAATCCACAAGGAGAAGCCACCTTTATTGGCCAACTTGATTTTGTCGATTCTATACTAGATTATAGCAATCATGATGTTTATTTCGAACATGCTATTATAGTTTTAACCAGAAGTCAGCTCATTAACATATCGCATAATTTATCCAGGGGGCTTAATTTTTATGGCTGTACCCTTAGTGCTACCAACTCTATCATGCAAGGGTATAAAAATGGGGCAGATAATTCAGGAGGCATATTACACTTTGAAGATTTAGTGCTGCCCGTATTTGATCGGAATACAATAACTGACACCCGATTAATCCTAACCTTTAAGCCTGCTGCTTTAGCTCGATTAACCAACAACATCATATACCGTCATCCTAAGGGAAGTGGCGCACCTATGGAGGCCTTGATGAATTTCAACAACATACAACAGGTACAAATGAGCAACAATATTTTTTATGTGGATGTAGCTACAGCTAGCGATCAGGAACCTATTTACCAAACCTACGCTGTACAGCACGTTAGCCACGACCATGACATCAAATACCTGCATATCCTGGATTCAGGAAAAACATCTAAATCACGATTGTAG